The proteins below come from a single Mycolicibacterium sp. TY81 genomic window:
- the rplJ gene encoding 50S ribosomal protein L10, with protein MAKADKATAVADIAEQFKASTATVVTEYRGLTVADLAELRRSLGAATTYTVAKNTLVKRAASEAGVEGLDDLFAGPTAIAFITGEPVDAAKAIKKFAKDHKQLVIKGGYMDGAALSVAQVEKIADLESREVLLSKLAGAMKAKQSQTAALFAAPASQIARLAAALQDKKAS; from the coding sequence ATGGCCAAGGCTGACAAAGCCACTGCGGTCGCTGACATTGCCGAACAGTTCAAGGCCTCGACGGCCACTGTCGTGACCGAGTACCGCGGTCTGACGGTTGCCGATCTCGCCGAGCTGCGTCGTTCCCTCGGTGCCGCGACGACCTACACGGTCGCCAAGAACACCCTGGTCAAGCGCGCCGCTTCGGAGGCCGGAGTCGAGGGCCTCGACGACCTGTTCGCAGGTCCGACCGCCATCGCGTTCATCACCGGCGAGCCGGTCGATGCCGCGAAGGCAATCAAGAAGTTCGCGAAGGATCACAAGCAGCTCGTCATCAAGGGCGGCTACATGGACGGCGCTGCGCTGTCCGTGGCCCAGGTCGAGAAGATCGCCGACCTCGAGTCGCGCGAAGTGCTGCTGTCCAAGCTGGCCGGCGCCATGAAGGCAAAGCAGTCTCAGACCGCCGCGCTGTTCGCCGCGCCCGCGTCTCAGATCGCCCGCCTGGCGGCCGCTCTGCAGGACAAGAAGGCTTCCTAG
- a CDS encoding DNA-directed RNA polymerase subunit beta: protein MLEGRILAVSRESKSVDSNNSVPGAPNRVSFAKLREPLEVPGLLDVQTDSFEWLIGSDRWRSKAVDRGDINPVGGLEEVLAELSPIEDFAGTLSLSFSDPRFDEVKAPVDECKEKDQTYAAPLFVTAEFINNTTGEIKSQTVFMGDFPMMTEKGTFIINGTERVVVSQLVRSPGVYFDESIDKATEKTLHSVKVIPGRGAWLEFDVDKRDTVGVRIDRKRRQPVTVLLKALGWTNEQIRERFGFSEIMMGTLEKDPTAGPDEALLDIYRKLRPGEPPTKESAQTLLENLFFKEKRYDLARVGRYKVNKKLGLHDGNPAQVTATTLTEEDIVATIEYLVRLHDGDTKMTAPGGVEVPVEVDDIDHFGNRRLRTVGELIQNQIRVGLSRMERVVRERMTTQDVEAITPQTLINIRPVVAAIKEFFGTSQLSQFMDQNNPLSGLTHKRRLSALGPGGLSRERAGLEVRDVHSSHYGRMCPIETPEGPNIGLIGSLSVYARVNPFGFIETPYRKVVDGIVTDQIDYLTADEEDRHVVAQANSPLDANGHFTEEKILVRRKGGEVEFVSANDVDYMDVSPRQMVSVATAMIPFLEHDDANRALMGANMQRQAVPLVRSEAPLVGTGMELRAAIDAGDVVVADKSGVIEEVSADYVTVMADDGSRHTYRMRKFNRSNHGTCANQRPIVDSGQRVEAGQVIADGPCTENGEMALGKNLLVAVMPWEGHNYEDAIILSQRLVEQDVLTSIHIEEHEIDARDTKLGAEEITRDIPNVSDEVLADLDERGIVRIGAEVRDGDILVGKVTPKGETELTPEERLLRAIFGEKAREVRDTSLKVPHGESGKVIGVRVFSREDDDDLPAGVNELVRVYVAQKRKISDGDKLAGRHGNKGVIGKILPQEDMPFMPDGTPVDIILNTHGVPRRMNIGQILETHLGWVAKAGWNIEGEPEWAANLPEGMRSAPRDSIVATPVFDGARENELQGLLGATLPNRDGDVMVDADGKSQLFDGRSGEPFPYPVTVGYMYILKLHHLVDDKIHARSTGPYSMITQQPLGGKAQFGGQRFGEMECWAMQAYGAAYTLQELLTIKSDDTVGRVKVYEAIVKGENIPEPGIPESFKVLLKELQSLCLNVEVLSSDGAAIEMRDSDDEDLERTAANLGINLSRNESASVEDLA from the coding sequence GTGCTGGAAGGACGCATCTTGGCAGTCTCTCGCGAGAGCAAGTCAGTAGATTCCAACAACTCCGTCCCAGGAGCGCCGAACCGAGTCTCGTTCGCCAAGCTGCGCGAACCACTTGAGGTTCCGGGGCTGCTCGACGTGCAGACGGATTCCTTCGAGTGGCTGATCGGCTCGGACCGCTGGCGCTCGAAGGCAGTCGATCGCGGCGACATCAACCCGGTCGGTGGCCTCGAAGAGGTCCTCGCCGAGCTGTCGCCGATCGAGGACTTCGCCGGCACCCTGTCGCTGAGCTTCTCCGACCCGCGCTTTGACGAGGTCAAGGCTCCGGTCGACGAGTGCAAGGAAAAGGACCAGACGTACGCGGCCCCGCTGTTCGTCACGGCTGAGTTCATCAACAACACCACCGGCGAGATCAAGAGCCAGACGGTCTTCATGGGTGACTTCCCGATGATGACCGAAAAGGGCACCTTCATCATCAACGGCACCGAGCGCGTCGTCGTCTCGCAGCTCGTCCGTTCGCCCGGTGTGTACTTCGACGAGTCCATCGACAAGGCCACCGAGAAGACCCTGCACAGCGTCAAGGTCATCCCGGGCCGTGGCGCCTGGCTGGAGTTCGACGTCGACAAGCGCGACACCGTCGGTGTCCGCATCGACCGCAAGCGCCGCCAGCCGGTCACCGTGCTGCTGAAGGCGCTCGGCTGGACCAACGAGCAGATCCGCGAGCGCTTCGGCTTCTCCGAGATCATGATGGGCACCCTCGAGAAGGACCCGACCGCCGGTCCCGACGAGGCGCTGCTGGACATCTACCGGAAGCTGCGCCCGGGCGAGCCCCCGACCAAGGAGTCGGCGCAGACCCTGCTGGAGAACCTGTTCTTCAAGGAGAAGCGTTACGACCTGGCCCGGGTGGGCCGGTACAAGGTCAACAAGAAGCTGGGCCTGCACGACGGCAACCCGGCTCAGGTGACCGCGACGACGCTGACCGAAGAGGACATCGTCGCCACCATCGAGTACCTGGTGCGCCTGCACGACGGTGACACCAAGATGACCGCTCCCGGCGGCGTCGAGGTCCCCGTCGAGGTCGACGACATCGACCACTTCGGCAACCGTCGTCTGCGTACCGTGGGCGAGCTGATCCAGAACCAGATCCGGGTCGGCCTCTCGCGTATGGAGCGCGTCGTCCGCGAGCGCATGACCACGCAGGACGTCGAGGCGATCACCCCGCAGACCCTGATCAACATCCGTCCCGTCGTGGCGGCGATCAAGGAGTTCTTCGGCACGTCGCAGCTGTCGCAGTTCATGGACCAGAACAACCCGCTGTCGGGTCTGACCCACAAGCGCCGTCTGTCGGCGCTGGGCCCCGGTGGTCTGTCCCGTGAGCGCGCCGGCCTCGAGGTCCGCGACGTCCACTCGTCGCACTACGGCCGCATGTGCCCCATCGAGACCCCTGAAGGCCCGAACATCGGTCTGATCGGTTCGCTGTCGGTGTACGCGCGGGTCAACCCGTTCGGCTTCATCGAGACCCCGTACCGCAAGGTCGTCGACGGCATCGTCACCGATCAGATCGACTACCTGACCGCCGACGAGGAGGACCGCCACGTCGTGGCGCAGGCCAACTCGCCGCTGGACGCGAACGGCCACTTCACCGAGGAGAAGATCCTCGTCCGTCGTAAGGGCGGCGAGGTCGAGTTCGTCTCGGCGAACGACGTCGACTACATGGACGTCTCGCCGCGCCAGATGGTGTCGGTCGCGACCGCGATGATCCCGTTCCTCGAGCACGACGACGCCAACCGTGCCCTCATGGGTGCGAACATGCAGCGTCAGGCGGTTCCGCTGGTGCGCAGCGAGGCGCCGCTGGTCGGTACCGGCATGGAGCTGCGTGCCGCCATCGACGCCGGTGACGTCGTCGTCGCCGACAAGTCGGGTGTCATCGAAGAGGTCTCCGCCGACTACGTCACCGTCATGGCCGACGACGGCTCGCGGCACACCTACCGGATGCGCAAGTTCAACCGCTCGAACCACGGCACGTGCGCCAACCAGCGCCCGATCGTGGACTCGGGTCAGCGCGTCGAGGCCGGCCAGGTCATCGCCGACGGTCCCTGCACCGAGAACGGTGAAATGGCCCTCGGTAAGAACCTGCTCGTGGCAGTCATGCCGTGGGAAGGCCACAACTACGAGGACGCCATCATCCTGAGCCAGCGGCTCGTGGAGCAGGACGTGCTCACCTCGATCCACATCGAGGAGCACGAGATCGATGCCCGCGACACCAAGCTGGGCGCCGAGGAGATCACCCGGGACATCCCGAACGTCTCCGACGAGGTGCTGGCTGACCTCGACGAGCGCGGCATCGTCCGCATCGGCGCCGAGGTCCGCGACGGCGACATCCTGGTCGGCAAGGTCACCCCGAAGGGTGAGACCGAGCTGACCCCGGAAGAGCGCCTGCTGCGTGCCATCTTCGGTGAGAAGGCCCGTGAGGTCCGCGACACCTCGCTGAAGGTGCCGCACGGTGAGTCCGGCAAGGTCATCGGTGTCCGTGTGTTCTCGCGCGAGGACGACGACGATCTGCCCGCCGGTGTCAACGAGCTGGTCCGTGTCTACGTGGCCCAGAAGCGCAAGATCTCCGACGGTGACAAGCTCGCCGGCCGCCACGGCAACAAGGGCGTCATCGGCAAGATCCTCCCGCAGGAGGACATGCCGTTCATGCCCGATGGCACCCCGGTGGACATCATCCTGAACACCCACGGTGTGCCGCGTCGTATGAACATCGGCCAGATTCTGGAAACCCACCTCGGGTGGGTCGCCAAGGCCGGCTGGAACATCGAGGGCGAGCCGGAGTGGGCAGCGAACCTGCCTGAAGGCATGCGGAGCGCCCCGCGCGACAGCATCGTCGCCACCCCGGTGTTCGACGGTGCCCGTGAGAACGAGCTGCAGGGCCTGCTTGGGGCGACACTGCCGAACCGCGACGGCGACGTCATGGTCGACGCCGACGGCAAGTCTCAGCTGTTCGACGGCCGCAGCGGTGAGCCGTTCCCGTACCCGGTCACGGTCGGCTACATGTACATCCTGAAGCTGCACCACCTGGTGGACGACAAGATTCACGCGCGTTCGACCGGTCCGTACTCGATGATCACCCAGCAGCCGCTCGGTGGTAAGGCGCAGTTCGGTGGCCAGCGGTTCGGTGAGATGGAGTGCTGGGCCATGCAGGCCTACGGTGCGGCGTACACGCTGCAGGAGCTGCTGACCATCAAGTCCGACGACACCGTCGGCCGCGTGAAGGTCTACGAGGCGATCGTCAAGGGCGAGAACATCCCCGAGCCGGGTATCCCGGAGTCGTTCAAGGTTCTGCTCAAGGAACTCCAGTCGCTGTGCCTCAACGTCGAGGTGCTGTCTTCGGACGGCGCCGCGATCGAGATGCGCGACAGCGACGACGAGGACCTCGAGCGCACTGCCGCGAACCTCGGTATCAACCTGTCGCGGAACGAGTCCGCGTCTGTTGAAGACCTCGCCTAA
- a CDS encoding DUF1772 domain-containing protein produces MEHIAQVLTVIVVGTLVGVEFGVAAFTNPILERLPDDAYRQARATGSRLLGTVMPFWYIAAAVLLVGDAVLVPAPLPIAAVAVMGVVMALTLTTLVPINNRVAAWAGTGPGEAPTSRELAHRWDRLHWVRVALLLAAFVLVTVPR; encoded by the coding sequence ATGGAGCACATCGCGCAAGTTCTCACCGTGATCGTCGTCGGCACGCTCGTCGGCGTGGAGTTCGGCGTCGCCGCGTTCACCAATCCGATCCTGGAACGGCTGCCCGACGACGCGTACCGCCAGGCGCGCGCGACGGGCAGCAGGCTCCTCGGGACGGTGATGCCGTTCTGGTACATCGCCGCGGCGGTGCTGCTGGTCGGCGATGCCGTGCTCGTGCCGGCGCCACTCCCCATCGCCGCCGTCGCGGTGATGGGCGTGGTGATGGCCCTGACGCTCACCACGCTGGTGCCGATCAACAACCGTGTCGCGGCGTGGGCGGGTACCGGCCCTGGCGAGGCGCCGACAAGCCGGGAACTCGCTCACCGCTGGGACCGGCTGCACTGGGTGCGGGTGGCGCTGTTGCTGGCCGCGTTTGTCCTGGTCACGGTTCCGCGCTGA
- the rplL gene encoding 50S ribosomal protein L7/L12, whose protein sequence is MAKLSTEELLDAFKEMTLLELSEFVKQFEETFDVTAAAPVAVAAAPAAGGAAAEAGEEQSEFDVILEGAGDKKIGVIKVVREIVSGLGLKEAKDLVDGAPKPLLEKVSKEAAEDAKAKLEAAGASVSVK, encoded by the coding sequence ATGGCCAAGCTGTCCACCGAAGAACTGCTCGACGCGTTCAAGGAAATGACCCTGCTGGAGCTCTCGGAGTTCGTGAAGCAGTTCGAGGAGACCTTCGACGTCACCGCCGCCGCTCCGGTCGCCGTTGCCGCCGCCCCCGCCGCCGGTGGCGCTGCCGCTGAGGCCGGCGAAGAGCAGTCCGAGTTCGACGTCATCCTCGAGGGTGCCGGCGACAAGAAGATCGGCGTCATCAAGGTCGTCCGCGAGATCGTTTCCGGCCTGGGCCTGAAGGAAGCCAAGGACCTGGTCGACGGCGCCCCCAAGCCGCTGCTGGAGAAGGTCTCGAAGGAGGCCGCCGAGGACGCCAAGGCCAAGCTCGAGGCCGCCGGCGCTTCGGTGTCCGTCAAGTAA
- a CDS encoding ABC transporter ATP-binding protein has translation MGVQIDVTGLSKSFGSSKIWEDVTLTIPAGEVSVMLGPSGTGKSVFLKSLIGLLRPERGSIVIDGTNIIECSAKELYEIRTLFGVLFQDGALFGSMNIYDNTAFPLREHTKKSESEIRKIVMEKLDVVGMPNDGHKFPGEISGGMRKRAGLARALVLDPKIILVDEPDSGLDPVRTAYLSQLLIDINAQIDATVLIVTHNINIVRTVPDNIGMLYRKHLVMFGPREVLLTSEEPAVKQFLNGRRIGPIGMSEEKDAATAAAEQAAIDAGHSDGGVEEIEGVPPQIAVTPGMPVRQAVARRQARVRSILHTLPPAAQAAILEDLNKSGANDDPVTAQIPRA, from the coding sequence GTGGGCGTTCAAATCGACGTAACGGGACTGAGCAAGTCCTTTGGGTCGTCGAAGATTTGGGAAGACGTCACCTTGACCATTCCCGCCGGTGAGGTCAGCGTCATGCTGGGCCCGTCCGGTACCGGTAAGTCGGTGTTCCTGAAGTCCCTGATCGGCCTGCTGCGCCCCGAGCGCGGCTCGATCGTCATCGACGGCACCAACATCATCGAGTGCTCGGCCAAGGAGCTCTACGAGATCCGCACCCTGTTCGGTGTGCTGTTCCAGGACGGCGCGCTGTTCGGCTCGATGAACATCTACGACAACACGGCCTTCCCGCTGCGCGAGCACACCAAGAAGTCCGAGTCCGAGATCCGCAAGATCGTCATGGAGAAGCTGGACGTCGTGGGTATGCCCAACGACGGTCACAAGTTCCCGGGCGAAATCTCCGGTGGTATGCGCAAGCGTGCCGGCCTGGCCCGCGCCCTGGTGCTCGACCCCAAGATCATCCTGGTCGACGAGCCGGACTCCGGTCTGGACCCGGTCCGTACCGCCTACCTGTCGCAGCTGCTGATCGACATCAACGCCCAGATCGACGCCACGGTCCTGATCGTTACCCACAACATCAACATCGTGCGTACGGTGCCGGACAACATCGGCATGCTCTACCGCAAGCACCTGGTCATGTTCGGCCCCCGCGAGGTGCTGCTGACCAGTGAGGAGCCCGCGGTCAAGCAGTTCCTCAACGGTCGTCGTATCGGCCCGATCGGTATGTCCGAGGAGAAGGACGCCGCCACCGCCGCTGCCGAGCAGGCCGCGATCGATGCCGGTCACTCCGACGGTGGTGTCGAGGAGATCGAGGGCGTGCCGCCGCAGATCGCCGTCACCCCGGGTATGCCGGTCCGCCAGGCCGTCGCCCGTCGTCAGGCCCGGGTGCGCTCGATCCTGCACACCCTGCCGCCCGCCGCGCAGGCCGCCATCCTCGAGGACCTCAACAAGAGTGGCGCCAACGACGACCCGGTGACCGCTCAGATTCCGCGGGCCTGA
- a CDS encoding helix-turn-helix domain-containing protein, with protein MAVSKKEVGECPIDAALSVVDGRWKGTILWRLTDGPMRTAELRRSIPGITERMLIRHLHELVADGIIDRHDAGTVPPCVHYSISQYGKTLGPVLWALCDWGRKHMERNASQARHNAAAPTSPASPPSSAGTTRRPRRKLNPA; from the coding sequence GTGGCGGTGTCGAAGAAGGAAGTCGGTGAGTGCCCGATCGACGCCGCCCTGTCGGTGGTCGACGGCCGCTGGAAGGGCACCATTCTGTGGCGGCTCACGGACGGGCCGATGCGCACCGCAGAGCTCCGCCGCAGCATTCCCGGCATCACCGAGCGCATGCTCATCCGGCACCTGCACGAGCTCGTAGCCGACGGCATCATCGACCGGCACGACGCCGGCACGGTGCCGCCGTGCGTGCACTACTCGATCTCGCAGTACGGCAAGACGCTGGGCCCGGTGTTGTGGGCGCTGTGCGACTGGGGCCGAAAGCACATGGAGCGCAACGCTTCTCAGGCCCGCCACAACGCCGCGGCGCCGACGAGCCCGGCATCGCCGCCGAGTTCGGCGGGCACCACCCGCAGGCCGCGCAGGAAGCTCAATCCGGCGTAG
- a CDS encoding malonyl CoA-ACP transacylase, whose protein sequence is MNRIATVAGREIPVTALDERETRLRASILASSLPAPGTSEGRQLRRWLAQLLVTDEVVRVAAGELGVSDRDAPTETDLLPDAAARMELGSIAAAALEQPLARALFVRVTAAVRIPDAEVESYHARNPLRFAPPVPGPGGWSTAPTVAPALDEVRSQITAHLLGSARRRAFRHWLDARRAESVHLAPGYEHPGDPRQPDHVHRH, encoded by the coding sequence ATGAACCGCATCGCCACCGTCGCTGGACGGGAGATACCCGTAACCGCACTCGACGAACGCGAAACACGTTTGCGGGCAAGCATATTAGCCTCGTCGCTGCCGGCGCCCGGGACCAGTGAGGGCCGGCAGCTGCGGCGCTGGCTGGCTCAGCTGCTCGTCACCGACGAGGTGGTGCGCGTGGCGGCCGGCGAACTCGGGGTCAGCGACAGGGACGCGCCCACCGAAACCGACCTGCTGCCCGACGCGGCAGCCCGCATGGAGCTCGGCAGTATCGCCGCGGCCGCGCTCGAACAGCCGCTGGCACGGGCGCTGTTCGTTCGGGTGACCGCCGCGGTGCGGATCCCCGACGCGGAGGTCGAGAGCTATCACGCGCGCAACCCGCTGCGGTTCGCGCCGCCGGTACCCGGTCCCGGTGGCTGGTCCACCGCGCCGACCGTCGCCCCCGCGCTGGACGAGGTGCGGTCACAGATCACCGCGCACCTGCTGGGTTCGGCGCGCCGGCGGGCCTTCCGGCACTGGCTCGACGCCCGCCGAGCCGAGTCGGTGCATCTGGCGCCCGGCTACGAACATCCCGGCGACCCGCGTCAGCCCGACCACGTCCACCGGCACTGA
- a CDS encoding ATP-grasp fold amidoligase family protein, whose translation MSVRRRMLALIPVRFLRHVLYLLMIRKRGNFDEPETFNEKVNWRIFHDRRDRIVRACDKMWMKEMARAAYPGADLRIPATYWSGTDLRDAPDLASLPPWVLKPNASSGQALFGPDPQLDLARLRDQTRSWFQETPMELGEWGYSKARPLLLLEERIPTPDGEAPVDYKFFVFDGRVELIQVNRGRFAEKQTTTFLDADWRQLPVRWRIHPVAPEERPVELDKMLEIASVLGADWDFIRVDLYAVDGDVWFGEYTPYPGSGMLRYEPMSFDLEQGRQWRLPAPDAVRRGQP comes from the coding sequence ATGTCCGTCCGGCGCCGGATGCTCGCGCTGATCCCGGTCCGGTTCCTGCGGCACGTCCTCTATCTCTTGATGATCCGCAAGCGGGGCAACTTCGACGAGCCCGAGACCTTCAACGAGAAGGTGAACTGGCGCATCTTCCACGATCGGCGGGACCGGATCGTCAGGGCCTGCGACAAGATGTGGATGAAGGAGATGGCGCGCGCGGCGTATCCCGGCGCCGATCTCCGGATTCCCGCCACGTACTGGTCCGGTACCGATCTGCGCGACGCACCGGACCTGGCGTCGCTGCCGCCCTGGGTGCTCAAGCCCAATGCCAGCAGTGGCCAGGCGCTGTTCGGCCCCGACCCGCAGCTGGATCTGGCCCGCCTGCGGGACCAGACCAGGAGCTGGTTCCAGGAAACGCCCATGGAGCTCGGCGAGTGGGGCTACAGCAAAGCGCGCCCCCTGTTGCTGCTCGAGGAACGCATCCCGACTCCGGACGGCGAAGCGCCCGTCGACTACAAGTTCTTCGTCTTCGACGGCCGCGTCGAGCTGATCCAGGTGAACCGGGGCCGGTTCGCGGAGAAGCAGACCACCACCTTTCTGGACGCCGACTGGCGTCAGCTGCCCGTGCGGTGGCGTATTCACCCGGTCGCCCCCGAGGAACGACCCGTCGAACTGGACAAGATGCTGGAGATCGCGAGCGTCCTCGGCGCCGACTGGGATTTCATCCGCGTCGACCTCTACGCCGTGGACGGCGACGTGTGGTTCGGCGAGTACACCCCGTACCCGGGCTCGGGCATGCTGCGCTACGAACCCATGAGCTTCGACCTCGAGCAGGGCCGGCAGTGGCGGCTGCCGGCACCGGATGCGGTACGCCGCGGGCAGCCCTAG
- a CDS encoding ROK family protein, producing MSDLTLALDIGGTKIAAALVDPDGALVHREQLPTPHADSEQVWATVDVLIGNALAAAAGRPVRAVGVGCAGPIDVVAGTVSPLNVVAWRQFPLIQRLAERTGLPVRLAGDVVCLAMGEHWRGAGQGAQFLLGMVVSTGIGGGLVQGGAPYLGRTGNAGHIGHVVVDPDGPRCACGGQGCVEAVASGPHLARWAHEHGWDAPPDADAKALAEAAGRGNPIAVQAFSRGAEAIAVAIASAAAVCDLDLVVIGGGVANAGEVLFGPLRAALPRYAGLSFLRGLRVVPAELGGDAGLVGAAALWRA from the coding sequence ATGTCCGACCTGACCCTCGCCCTCGACATCGGTGGCACGAAGATCGCCGCGGCCCTCGTCGACCCCGACGGCGCGCTCGTGCACCGCGAGCAGCTCCCCACCCCGCACGCCGACAGCGAGCAGGTGTGGGCGACGGTCGACGTGTTGATCGGGAACGCTCTCGCCGCCGCTGCCGGGCGGCCGGTGCGCGCCGTGGGCGTCGGCTGCGCCGGCCCCATCGATGTGGTCGCGGGCACGGTCAGCCCGCTCAATGTCGTTGCCTGGCGCCAGTTTCCGTTGATTCAGCGGCTCGCCGAGCGCACCGGCCTGCCGGTGCGGCTGGCCGGCGACGTCGTCTGCCTGGCCATGGGCGAGCACTGGCGCGGGGCCGGGCAGGGGGCGCAGTTCCTGCTCGGCATGGTGGTGTCCACCGGTATCGGCGGCGGACTGGTGCAGGGCGGTGCGCCGTACCTCGGCCGCACCGGAAATGCCGGTCACATCGGCCACGTCGTCGTCGACCCCGACGGACCGCGCTGCGCCTGCGGCGGTCAGGGCTGCGTGGAGGCGGTGGCCTCGGGTCCGCACCTGGCGCGGTGGGCGCACGAGCACGGCTGGGACGCCCCGCCGGACGCTGATGCGAAGGCACTCGCCGAGGCCGCCGGGCGCGGGAATCCGATTGCGGTGCAGGCATTCTCGCGTGGTGCCGAGGCGATCGCCGTCGCCATCGCGTCGGCGGCCGCCGTCTGCGACCTGGACCTGGTGGTGATCGGCGGCGGCGTGGCGAATGCGGGGGAGGTGCTGTTCGGCCCGTTGCGGGCGGCGCTGCCGCGCTACGCCGGATTGAGCTTCCTGCGCGGCCTGCGGGTGGTGCCCGCCGAACTCGGCGGCGATGCCGGGCTCGTCGGCGCCGCGGCGTTGTGGCGGGCCTGA